The following proteins come from a genomic window of Iamia sp. SCSIO 61187:
- a CDS encoding thiolase domain-containing protein codes for MGKDRVAVVGIGQTKHQATRGDVSMAGLVREAASRALDDAQMTWADVDAVVIGKAPDFFEGVMMPELFLADALGATGKPLFRVHTAGSVGGSTAIVASQLIEAGIHERVLTVAFEKQSESEAMWALSLPIPFTPPLHAGAGGYFAPHVRSYIRRSGSPDHIGMLVALKDRQNGLKNPYAHLHEHDITFDSIKESMMLWDPIRYAETCPSSDGACALVLGSEKVAEAAAAEGRQPAWIKGTAMRSEPTLSAERDTVLPLGGALCAADVYKQAGITDPRKDVDCVEMYVPFSWFEPMWLENLGFAEPGDGWKMTEEGATALDGDLPVNMSGGVLCTNPIGASGMLRFAEAAMQVRGTAGDHQVEGARTAVGHAYGGGSQFFAMWVVGADKP; via the coding sequence ATGGGCAAGGACAGGGTCGCCGTCGTCGGCATCGGCCAGACCAAGCACCAGGCCACGCGGGGCGACGTCTCCATGGCCGGGCTCGTGCGGGAGGCCGCCTCGCGGGCCCTCGACGACGCCCAGATGACGTGGGCCGACGTCGACGCCGTCGTGATCGGCAAGGCGCCCGACTTCTTCGAGGGGGTGATGATGCCGGAGCTGTTCCTGGCCGACGCCCTCGGCGCCACCGGCAAGCCGCTCTTCCGGGTCCACACCGCCGGCTCGGTCGGCGGCTCGACCGCGATCGTGGCCAGCCAGCTCATCGAGGCCGGCATCCACGAGCGGGTCCTCACCGTCGCCTTCGAGAAGCAGTCCGAGAGCGAGGCCATGTGGGCCCTCTCGCTGCCGATCCCGTTCACCCCGCCGCTGCACGCCGGCGCCGGCGGCTACTTCGCCCCTCACGTGCGCAGCTACATCCGCCGCTCGGGCTCACCCGACCACATCGGGATGCTCGTGGCCCTGAAGGACCGCCAGAACGGGCTCAAGAACCCCTACGCCCACCTGCACGAGCACGACATCACCTTCGACTCCATCAAGGAGTCGATGATGCTGTGGGACCCGATCCGCTACGCCGAGACGTGCCCGTCGAGCGACGGTGCCTGCGCCCTGGTGCTGGGCTCGGAGAAGGTGGCCGAGGCGGCGGCCGCCGAGGGGCGCCAGCCGGCGTGGATCAAGGGCACGGCCATGCGGTCCGAGCCGACCCTGTCGGCCGAGCGCGACACGGTCCTGCCGCTGGGCGGCGCCCTCTGCGCGGCCGACGTCTACAAGCAGGCGGGCATCACCGACCCCCGCAAGGACGTCGACTGCGTCGAGATGTACGTCCCGTTCAGCTGGTTCGAGCCCATGTGGCTCGAGAACCTCGGCTTCGCCGAGCCCGGCGACGGCTGGAAGATGACCGAGGAGGGCGCCACCGCCCTCGACGGCGACCTGCCGGTCAACATGTCCGGCGGCGTGCTCTGCACCAACCCCATCGGGGCGTCGGGCATGCTCCGCTTCGCCGAGGCGGCCATGCAGGTCCGGGGCACCGCCGGCGACCACCAGGTCGAGGGGGCCCGCACCGCCGTGGGCCACGCCTACGGCGGCGGCTCGCAGTTCTTCGCCATGTGGGTCGTCGGCGCCGACAAGCCGTAG
- a CDS encoding RNA polymerase sigma factor, whose amino-acid sequence MVDFAHLVESESRGLVAAVYAIVGDRHRSEEIVQDAFERCYRRWRRVSRLDRPGAWVRRVAINAAISSARRSSNERRAVQRLGALVDRDGAVVGDPLGALDDEDVWAAVRALPDDQAAAIALRYGADVGIDEIAATLQLSVPAVKSLLHRGRAALRSAPALQPYAEGQSAP is encoded by the coding sequence ATGGTCGACTTCGCCCATCTCGTGGAGAGCGAGAGCCGGGGCCTGGTCGCGGCCGTGTACGCCATCGTCGGCGACCGGCACCGGTCCGAGGAGATCGTCCAGGACGCCTTCGAGCGGTGCTACCGGCGCTGGCGCCGGGTGTCGCGGCTCGATCGTCCCGGGGCGTGGGTCCGCCGGGTGGCGATCAACGCCGCCATCTCCTCGGCCCGGCGCTCCTCGAACGAGCGGCGGGCCGTCCAACGGCTCGGCGCCCTCGTCGACCGGGACGGAGCCGTGGTCGGCGACCCGCTGGGCGCGCTCGACGACGAGGACGTCTGGGCCGCCGTCCGGGCTCTGCCCGACGACCAGGCCGCCGCCATCGCCCTGCGCTACGGCGCCGACGTGGGCATCGACGAGATCGCGGCGACGCTGCAGCTCTCCGTGCCGGCGGTGAAGTCGCTCCTGCACCGGGGGCGCGCCGCCCTGCGGAGCGCGCCCGCCCTCCAGC
- a CDS encoding SDR family NAD(P)-dependent oxidoreductase, translating to MGRLDGKIAIITGAARGQGEAEARLFAAEGARVVVADVLADEAAAVAADLGDAARAATLDVTDEDAWKQVVAETEEAWGPITTLVNNAGILDFNAIDKYDAARFRTVLDVNVMGCFLGIKSVVPSMKKSGNGSIVNISSNGGMEGLPFLAAYSTSKWAIRGLSRSAAIELGRRGIRVNTVHPGGIDTPMTRFGGDVSNEDAAFYQNLPIKRVGTVDDVAPVVLFLCSDEAGYVTGAEYVVDGGHLAGDATVLTQIPGS from the coding sequence GTGGGACGACTCGACGGGAAGATCGCCATCATCACGGGCGCGGCGCGGGGGCAGGGCGAGGCCGAGGCCCGCCTGTTCGCGGCCGAGGGGGCCAGGGTCGTGGTGGCCGACGTCCTGGCCGACGAGGCCGCCGCGGTGGCGGCCGACCTCGGCGACGCGGCCCGGGCCGCGACCCTCGACGTCACCGACGAGGACGCCTGGAAGCAGGTCGTGGCCGAGACCGAGGAGGCGTGGGGACCGATCACGACGCTGGTGAACAACGCCGGCATCCTCGACTTCAACGCCATCGACAAGTACGACGCGGCCCGGTTCCGGACCGTCCTCGACGTGAACGTCATGGGCTGCTTCCTCGGCATCAAGTCCGTCGTGCCCTCGATGAAGAAGAGCGGCAACGGGTCGATCGTCAACATCTCGTCCAACGGCGGGATGGAGGGGCTGCCGTTCCTGGCCGCGTACTCCACCAGCAAGTGGGCCATCCGGGGGCTCAGCCGTTCGGCCGCCATCGAGCTGGGCCGCCGTGGCATCCGGGTCAACACGGTCCACCCCGGTGGCATCGACACGCCCATGACCCGCTTCGGCGGCGACGTGAGCAACGAGGACGCCGCCTTCTACCAGAACCTCCCGATCAAGAGGGTGGGCACGGTCGACGACGTGGCCCCGGTGGTCCTGTTCCTCTGCTCCGACGAGGCCGGCTACGTGACCGGCGCCGAGTACGTCGTCGACGGCGGCCACCTCGCCGGCGACGCCACCGTGCTCACGCAGATCCCGGGGTCCTGA